A genomic region of Virgibacillus dokdonensis contains the following coding sequences:
- a CDS encoding transposase family protein, translated as MNFTIKMPGLEDVWITKVEEMEGGIALHVEMPVKVHKCPSCGKRTKKVHDYRIQKIKHLKWFERLTYLFYKKRRYACSCCGKRFAEENPFVHRYQRLSMEWNRAVS; from the coding sequence ATGAATTTTACCATAAAAATGCCTGGTCTTGAAGATGTATGGATTACAAAAGTGGAGGAAATGGAAGGTGGTATTGCGCTTCATGTAGAAATGCCTGTCAAGGTACACAAGTGTCCCAGCTGTGGAAAGAGAACCAAGAAAGTTCATGATTATCGGATCCAAAAGATCAAACATTTAAAGTGGTTTGAACGATTAACTTATCTCTTCTACAAAAAACGCCGCTATGCCTGTTCGTGCTGCGGGAAACGATTTGCGGAGGAGAATCCTTTTGTTCATCGATATCAACGGCTTTCTATGGAATGGAATCGGGCGGTATCC